The genome window TGCTATACTTCAGAATTTACCCGACCTGCCTGTAAAGGAAGCGCTGCCGCGCCTTCTCTCTGCCCTGGAAATAAACCCAAGGGTTGTACTGGAAGCGCCCCCTGGTGCCGGTAAAACCACACTTGTTCCGCTGGCTCTGCTCGAAGCCAACTGGCGAAACGATGGGAAGATACTGGTATTGGAGCCACGCAGGTTGGCTACACGCGGAGCCGCACAACGCATGTCGGACCTGCTAAACGAGCCGCTTGGCCAGACAGTAGGCTATTGGGTACGCATGGAGCATGTGGTTTCGAACAACACAAAAGTTGAAGTGGTAACTGAAGGTATACTTACCCGGCTAATTCAGGATGACCCAGCGCTGGAAGGTATAGCAGCTATAATATTCGATGAATTTCATGAGCGTAACCTGCAGGCTGATCTGGGTTTGGCTCTAGCTTTAGATGCACAAGCTGTTTTGAGACCCGACCTTCGGATATTAGTGATGAGTGCCACGCTGGATGCCGTAACTATAGGTAACTGGCTAGATGCACCTGTTATCACGAGCGAAGGCCGGCAGTATCCTGTTGAAACGCATTATCTACCAACTTCAGAAGTCGCCGCTGCCGGCAACCGACCTGCAGAACGGCTCATCAACCTGGTACCTAAAGCCATCCGGAAAGCCTTGACAGATGAAGTAGATGGGGATATACTGGTATTCCTGCCCGGCATAGGCGAAATGCGAAGAGTAGCTGCACAACTGGAAGGCAAACTGGCACCAACTATAGACTTACATATTCTGCATGGCGACCTGCAGCTTTCCAAACAAATGGCTGCCATACAACCTGCTCCTAAAGGAAGACGCAAAATAGTTTTAGCCACCAGCATTGCCGAAACCAGCTTAACCATAGAAGGCGTAAAAGTTGTGATAGATGGCGGTTACTCGCGTGTTCCTAAATTCGTGCCCCGCACGGGGCTTACAACCCTAGCAACTATACCTGTTTCAAAAGCTGCTGCCGATCAGCGCCGAGGGCGTGCCGGTCGCTTGGGTCCCGGTGTTTGTTACAGGCTCTGGTCCACTGCCGATCAGTTACAGCTCGCAGACCGCCAAAACCCGGAAATATGCGAGGCTGATCTGACTGGCCTGGCACTAGAGTTGGCGATGTGGGGTGTAAAAGATGCTGCTGCTTTAAACTGGCTTGATACTCCACCTGCCGCTGCCATGGCTCTCTCCCGCGAATTGCTGCTCCGCCTCGAAGCCATAGATGCTTCTGGTAATGCCACTCCACATGGCAAAGCCCTGGCATCGCTTGGCCTTTCTCCAAGATTAGGTCATCTGGTTATTCGTGGCCGTGAGTTTGGCTTTGGTGCTACAGCCTGTGCATTGGCCGCATTGTTATCTGAAAAAGACATCCTTAAGCAACTGGAAACTGGCCGTGGAAATGTGTTGCCCGACCTGTCTCTGCGATTAGAAATATTAACCGGTAAACGTCCGCCCGTACCTGGTTTTGTGCTGGATGAAAATGCTCTTCGACGAGTTCGCGAACAGGCCCAGCACCTGATGCAACGAACACGAACCACGAACCAAAGTATTAACCCTGATGCTGCCGGTATTTTAACAGCACTTGCCTACCCCGACCGCTTGGCCCAGCGTGAGTCATCAGGT of Pontibacter deserti contains these proteins:
- the hrpB gene encoding ATP-dependent helicase HrpB, which produces MLSTAILQNLPDLPVKEALPRLLSALEINPRVVLEAPPGAGKTTLVPLALLEANWRNDGKILVLEPRRLATRGAAQRMSDLLNEPLGQTVGYWVRMEHVVSNNTKVEVVTEGILTRLIQDDPALEGIAAIIFDEFHERNLQADLGLALALDAQAVLRPDLRILVMSATLDAVTIGNWLDAPVITSEGRQYPVETHYLPTSEVAAAGNRPAERLINLVPKAIRKALTDEVDGDILVFLPGIGEMRRVAAQLEGKLAPTIDLHILHGDLQLSKQMAAIQPAPKGRRKIVLATSIAETSLTIEGVKVVIDGGYSRVPKFVPRTGLTTLATIPVSKAAADQRRGRAGRLGPGVCYRLWSTADQLQLADRQNPEICEADLTGLALELAMWGVKDAAALNWLDTPPAAAMALSRELLLRLEAIDASGNATPHGKALASLGLSPRLGHLVIRGREFGFGATACALAALLSEKDILKQLETGRGNVLPDLSLRLEILTGKRPPVPGFVLDENALRRVREQAQHLMQRTRTTNQSINPDAAGILTALAYPDRLAQRESSGWVRLVTGQRAALPTELFSEADFYSIAHLEIGNQPRVLLAAPINKAELLEHFIAQLEELDEIRFDEATGRVIARKITKLGALILQETNQSNPDAELVATILLQMLRENGIERLPWSDQAMKTRQRLAFLQQLSPDLWPDVSDEALKETMEDWLLPHLIGLRSIEQVARLDFNELILSDLSWEQRQEMDRLAPSHLEVPSGSRIALDYADPSTPILAVRLQEVFGMLDTPRIGGGKVPLLIHLLSPASRPVQVTRDLRSFWTTGYFDVRKDLRGRYPKHHWPDDPLAAVPTRGTKKRPQ